Proteins from a genomic interval of Lysobacter stagni:
- a CDS encoding putative signal transducing protein, which produces MKVVYEAANLIDAHLVKHALEAQEIPVFLQGEALMGGMGELPLFGTILVCVPDVVWPEASAIVSALPLNQPDAASDDDEAPDGASGWLPA; this is translated from the coding sequence ATGAAAGTCGTCTACGAAGCCGCCAACCTGATCGACGCGCATCTGGTGAAGCATGCCCTGGAGGCGCAGGAGATCCCCGTATTCCTGCAGGGCGAGGCGCTGATGGGCGGCATGGGCGAGCTGCCGCTGTTCGGCACCATCCTGGTGTGCGTGCCGGACGTGGTCTGGCCCGAGGCGTCGGCGATCGTGTCCGCGCTCCCGCTGAACCAGCCGGACGCCGCCAGCGACGACGATGAGGCCCCGGACGGCGCCTCGGGCTGGCTTCCCGCCTGA
- the oxyR gene encoding DNA-binding transcriptional regulator OxyR: MNLRDLKYLVALADHKHFGRAAAASFVSQPTLSTQIKKLEDELGVALVERAPRRVMLTPVGREVAERARKVIADVEQMAEIARRSQDPEAGTVRLGLFPTLGPYLLPHIVPRLRQRFPRLELLLIEEKTDQILTRLRDGRLDAGLLALPIHDDQLHVEVLFDEPFLLAVPQQHPMAEHDSLDLHDLDHQHLLLLEEGHCLRDQALDVCHMAGADERDGFRATSLETLRQMVAAGVGITLLPVLAVQPPVPASPDIRLLRFRGDAPHRQIAMVWRRSSAMGDFLMQLAAEFRALPEQLLRPPAPVATPSKDSRL, from the coding sequence GTGAACCTGCGCGACCTCAAGTACCTGGTAGCCCTCGCCGACCACAAGCATTTCGGTCGTGCCGCCGCCGCGAGCTTCGTCAGCCAGCCCACCCTGTCCACGCAGATCAAGAAGCTCGAGGACGAGCTCGGGGTCGCGCTCGTGGAGCGCGCGCCGCGTCGCGTGATGCTCACGCCCGTGGGACGCGAAGTCGCCGAGCGTGCGCGCAAGGTCATCGCCGATGTCGAGCAGATGGCGGAGATCGCACGGCGCAGCCAGGATCCGGAAGCGGGAACCGTGCGACTGGGCCTGTTCCCCACGCTGGGCCCGTATCTGTTACCCCACATCGTGCCGCGCCTGCGCCAGCGTTTTCCGCGTCTGGAACTGCTGCTGATCGAAGAGAAGACCGACCAGATCCTCACGCGCCTGCGCGACGGCCGCCTCGACGCCGGCCTGCTCGCGCTGCCGATCCACGACGACCAGTTGCACGTCGAAGTGCTGTTCGACGAGCCGTTCCTGCTCGCCGTGCCGCAACAGCACCCGATGGCCGAGCACGACTCGCTCGACCTGCACGATCTCGACCATCAGCACCTGCTGCTGCTCGAGGAAGGCCACTGCCTGCGCGACCAGGCGCTGGACGTGTGCCACATGGCCGGCGCCGACGAACGCGACGGTTTCCGCGCCACCAGCCTGGAAACACTGCGGCAGATGGTCGCCGCCGGCGTGGGCATCACGCTGCTGCCGGTGCTCGCGGTGCAGCCACCGGTCCCCGCTTCACCCGACATCCGCCTGCTGCGTTTCCGCGGCGACGCGCCGCACCGGCAGATCGCGATGGTGTGGCGTCGCAGTTCCGCGATGGGCGATTTCCTGATGCAGCTGGCGGCGGAGTTCCGCGCGCTCCCCGAGCAGCTGCTGCGACCGCCCGCACCGGTTGCGACGCCGTCGAAGGACAGCCGGCTCTGA
- the rlmM gene encoding 23S rRNA (cytidine(2498)-2'-O)-methyltransferase RlmM, whose amino-acid sequence MTPGDALLCYCRAGFEPELAAELGERAAVAGHPGYARTQRNSGFVEFLGAEAGALSQALPFDSLIFARQKLTRISELRGLDPKDRITPILRALETILSNAYTFGDVWVEHPDSDEAKPLAGLARSFGNALRPALRKRGWLTGVDDPRRARLHVVFLAGDHVLLAIGEAGDSAPWPLGIPRLRMHADAPSRSALKLEEALMVLLSEKEREQLLREGMRGADLGASPGGWSWVLTRQGLRVISVDNGPLQEKLLEGGRVEHLREDGFHWQPRAPLDWMVCDMVEQPRRVAERMATWLREGWCRHTIFNLKLPMKKRWDETRLCLDLFERQAQKPLQVRARQLYHDREEITVFATVTPLSRR is encoded by the coding sequence ATGACTCCAGGCGACGCCCTGCTCTGCTACTGCCGCGCCGGCTTCGAGCCCGAGCTCGCCGCCGAACTGGGCGAGCGCGCGGCGGTCGCCGGCCACCCGGGCTACGCACGCACGCAGCGCAACAGCGGCTTCGTCGAGTTCCTCGGCGCCGAAGCCGGCGCGCTGTCGCAGGCGTTGCCGTTCGATTCGCTGATCTTCGCGCGGCAGAAGCTGACCAGGATCTCCGAGTTGCGCGGACTGGATCCGAAGGACCGCATCACGCCGATCCTGCGCGCGCTCGAGACCATTCTGTCCAATGCGTACACGTTCGGCGACGTCTGGGTGGAGCATCCCGATTCCGACGAAGCCAAGCCACTGGCCGGACTCGCGCGCAGTTTCGGCAATGCACTGCGTCCGGCGCTGCGCAAGCGCGGCTGGCTCACGGGTGTCGATGACCCGCGCCGCGCCAGATTGCACGTCGTGTTCCTCGCCGGCGACCACGTGCTGCTCGCGATCGGCGAAGCCGGCGACAGCGCGCCATGGCCGCTGGGCATCCCGCGCCTGCGCATGCATGCCGACGCGCCCAGCCGTTCGGCACTGAAGCTGGAAGAAGCGCTGATGGTGCTGCTGAGCGAGAAGGAACGCGAACAGCTGCTGCGCGAAGGCATGCGTGGCGCCGACCTGGGCGCGTCGCCCGGCGGCTGGAGCTGGGTGCTGACGCGCCAGGGACTGCGCGTGATCTCGGTCGACAACGGCCCCCTGCAGGAAAAGCTGCTCGAGGGCGGACGCGTGGAGCATCTGCGCGAGGACGGCTTCCACTGGCAACCGCGCGCGCCGCTGGACTGGATGGTCTGCGACATGGTCGAGCAGCCACGCCGAGTCGCCGAACGCATGGCCACCTGGCTGCGCGAAGGCTGGTGCCGCCACACCATCTTCAACCTCAAGCTGCCGATGAAGAAGCGCTGGGACGAGACGCGACTTTGCCTGGATCTGTTCGAACGCCAGGCGCAGAAGCCGCTGCAGGTGCGCGCGCGGCAGCTGTATCACGATCGCGAGGAAATCACGGTCTTCGCCACGGTGACGCCGCTCTCACGACGATGA
- a CDS encoding adenine phosphoribosyltransferase, with protein MSVFDFDALIRTVADFPKPGVTFRDVTPLLADAGGFARCIDALAEPWQGSQVQAVCGIESRGFIFGAALAQKLHAGFVPLRKPGKLPPPLVQVEYALEYGTDRLQARNDALRPGERTLIVDDVLATGGTLAAARELVAMLGAELVGASVLIELDALGGRSRWPAGVPLHALLHY; from the coding sequence ATGTCCGTTTTCGATTTCGACGCCCTGATCCGCACTGTCGCCGACTTTCCCAAGCCCGGCGTGACCTTCCGCGACGTGACGCCGCTGCTGGCCGACGCCGGTGGCTTCGCGCGCTGCATCGACGCGCTGGCCGAGCCGTGGCAGGGCAGCCAGGTGCAGGCGGTGTGCGGGATCGAGTCGCGCGGCTTCATCTTCGGCGCGGCGCTGGCGCAGAAGCTGCATGCCGGCTTCGTGCCACTGCGCAAGCCAGGCAAGCTGCCGCCGCCGCTGGTGCAGGTGGAGTACGCGCTGGAATACGGCACCGATCGCCTGCAGGCCCGCAACGATGCACTGCGCCCCGGTGAGCGCACGCTGATCGTCGACGACGTGCTCGCCACCGGCGGCACGCTGGCGGCGGCGCGCGAACTGGTCGCGATGCTGGGCGCCGAACTGGTGGGCGCGAGCGTGCTGATCGAGCTGGACGCACTGGGCGGCCGTTCGCGCTGGCCCGCCGGCGTCCCGCTGCACGCCCTGCTGCATTACTGA
- a CDS encoding FAD-dependent oxidoreductase translates to MSRRGGLDVIVVGAGVVGAAAALAFARDGMDVALVEAREPPHWQRLPTDSDRIDLRVYAFAPDNAALLDDLGVWRDIASARLQPYRAMRVWDAAGGGELSFDADAFGRRELGWIVEHALLVDRLWSALPRAGVQLHCPDSVVGLEQDEAGASVRLESGRTLRAKLVVAADGAESKLRELAGIETSRHDYGQRGLVAFVESERPHQSTCWQRFLTTGPLAFLPFADDGEAPGRVSSIVWTLPEVEAARLLQADDTSFMRELESGFSGTLGALTRVSKRAAFSLRLQLAQRLVAGRVAVIGDAAHAVHPLAGQGVNLGLRDVATLRRVMADAQRRGVDPGAGTRLSRWARQQRSANAVSAYAFDGINRLFSNDSVAATLLRGPLLGLAGRMPPLAHAFWRHAAGQ, encoded by the coding sequence ATGAGTCGCCGCGGTGGGCTGGATGTCATCGTGGTCGGCGCCGGCGTGGTCGGCGCCGCGGCAGCGCTGGCCTTCGCGCGAGACGGGATGGACGTCGCGCTCGTCGAAGCGCGCGAGCCGCCGCACTGGCAGCGCCTGCCCACGGATTCGGACCGCATCGACCTGCGCGTGTATGCCTTCGCGCCGGACAACGCCGCGCTGCTCGATGATCTGGGCGTGTGGCGCGACATCGCATCCGCGCGCCTGCAGCCCTACCGCGCGATGCGCGTCTGGGACGCCGCCGGCGGTGGTGAGCTCTCGTTCGACGCAGACGCTTTCGGTCGTCGCGAACTGGGTTGGATTGTCGAGCACGCGCTGCTGGTGGATCGCCTGTGGTCGGCGTTGCCGCGCGCTGGCGTGCAGCTGCATTGTCCGGACAGCGTGGTCGGGCTGGAACAGGACGAGGCCGGCGCGTCGGTGCGACTGGAAAGCGGGCGTACCCTGCGCGCGAAACTCGTCGTGGCCGCCGACGGTGCCGAGTCGAAGCTGCGCGAACTGGCCGGCATCGAAACATCACGACACGATTACGGACAACGAGGGCTGGTGGCGTTCGTGGAAAGCGAACGCCCGCACCAGTCGACGTGCTGGCAGCGATTCCTCACCACAGGGCCGCTCGCGTTCCTGCCGTTCGCCGACGACGGTGAAGCGCCCGGGCGCGTGAGTTCCATCGTGTGGACGTTGCCGGAAGTCGAGGCAGCCCGCCTGCTGCAAGCCGACGACACCTCGTTCATGCGCGAACTCGAATCCGGTTTCTCGGGCACGCTGGGCGCATTGACGCGCGTGTCTAAGCGCGCGGCATTCTCGCTGCGTCTGCAACTGGCACAGCGCCTGGTGGCCGGACGCGTGGCCGTGATCGGTGATGCTGCGCACGCCGTGCATCCGCTGGCGGGGCAGGGCGTGAACCTGGGGTTGCGCGATGTGGCCACGTTGCGTCGCGTGATGGCCGACGCGCAGCGTCGCGGCGTGGATCCGGGTGCAGGCACACGCCTGTCGCGCTGGGCCCGTCAGCAGCGCAGCGCGAACGCCGTGTCGGCCTATGCCTTCGACGGCATCAACCGGCTGTTCTCCAACGATTCGGTCGCGGCCACGCTGCTGCGCGGGCCGTTGCTCGGTCTGGCCGGACGCATGCCCCCACTGGCGCACGCGTTCTGGCGCCACGCCGCGGGGCAGTAA
- the ubiH gene encoding 2-octaprenyl-6-methoxyphenyl hydroxylase, whose protein sequence is MPVADPSLPPSTAAGDDRVHDVLIVGGGLVGASLAIALERLDLTVGLIEATPSGVMPAVFDERNLSFAEATLKALTALGVMQKIRAPTAPIERIHVSRRGDFGRTLLDASKYGRREFGRIVIARDFGEALEARLAELPRLRRYRPARFMGLGEEIDGLRAVRIADDGGERRLFTRLLVAADGTRSVVRDALGIGNVEHDYQQTAFVTRLRAGRGPDGTAYERFGNDGPTALMPRGDRHFGLIHCVARKDEQAVAMLDEAAFLARAQDAFGWRVGRFLSCGARSTYPLVRVLAAALTAPRAVLIGNAAQTIHPIGAQGFNLGLRDALTLAELIADARAIDALADCGAAPLLTAYAQRRGDDRERTVRFSDGLARLSSNDAPLLRPLRSLGLFAIDRLPSAQSHLVGGAMGYRGDVPALCREPRA, encoded by the coding sequence ATGCCTGTTGCGGACCCCTCACTGCCCCCCTCCACCGCGGCCGGGGACGACCGCGTCCACGACGTCCTGATCGTCGGCGGCGGCCTGGTCGGCGCCAGCCTGGCCATCGCTCTGGAGCGCCTGGATCTGACGGTTGGCCTCATCGAAGCCACGCCTTCGGGCGTGATGCCGGCTGTATTCGATGAGCGCAACCTCAGCTTCGCCGAGGCGACCCTCAAGGCCCTCACCGCCCTCGGCGTGATGCAGAAGATTCGTGCGCCGACGGCTCCGATCGAACGCATCCATGTCAGTCGCCGTGGCGATTTCGGCCGTACGTTGCTGGACGCTTCGAAGTACGGCCGCCGCGAGTTCGGCCGCATCGTGATCGCGCGCGATTTCGGCGAGGCGCTGGAAGCGCGGTTGGCGGAGCTGCCACGGTTGCGGCGTTATCGGCCGGCCCGGTTCATGGGGCTTGGCGAAGAAATCGATGGATTGCGCGCGGTGCGGATCGCCGACGATGGCGGCGAACGCCGGCTGTTCACCCGTCTGCTGGTCGCCGCCGACGGCACCCGCAGCGTGGTGCGCGATGCGCTGGGCATCGGCAACGTCGAACACGATTACCAGCAAACGGCGTTCGTCACGCGCCTGCGCGCCGGGCGCGGTCCCGATGGCACCGCATACGAACGTTTCGGCAACGACGGCCCCACCGCGCTGATGCCTCGGGGCGATCGCCATTTCGGACTCATCCATTGCGTCGCCCGCAAGGACGAGCAGGCTGTAGCGATGCTCGACGAGGCCGCGTTCCTTGCGCGCGCGCAGGACGCTTTCGGCTGGCGCGTCGGTCGTTTCCTTTCCTGTGGCGCGCGCAGCACCTATCCGCTGGTGCGTGTGCTCGCTGCCGCGTTGACCGCGCCGCGCGCCGTGCTCATCGGCAATGCCGCGCAGACCATCCACCCGATCGGCGCGCAGGGCTTCAACCTCGGCTTGCGCGATGCGCTCACGCTGGCCGAGCTGATCGCCGACGCGCGGGCGATCGATGCGCTTGCCGATTGCGGCGCCGCGCCGCTGCTGACGGCGTATGCGCAGCGACGTGGCGACGATCGCGAACGCACCGTGCGATTCTCCGATGGTCTCGCACGCCTTTCCTCGAACGACGCTCCGCTGCTGCGCCCGCTGCGCAGCCTGGGGTTGTTTGCGATCGACCGTCTGCCGTCGGCGCAGTCGCACCTGGTCGGTGGCGCCATGGGCTATCGCGGCGACGTGCCCGCGCTGTGCCGGGAGCCACGCGCATGA
- a CDS encoding glutamine--tRNA ligase/YqeY domain fusion protein, translating into MSATPSPTAPGSEPSTSTTPAEAIASGKQDFIRQIVREDLASGRHHAIRTRFPPEPNGYLHIGHAKAICLDFGIAAEFGGDCNLRLDDTNPVKEDPEYVRAIQDDVRWLGFEWHDLRHASDYFHVLYLSAEKLIRQGDAFVCDLTAEQVREYRGTLTEPGRNSPFRDRSVEENLDLFRRMRAGEFPDGTRTLRAKIDMASGNMNLRDPALYRIKHVEHQNTGREWPIYPMYDFAHSLSDAVEGITHSLCTLEFEDHRPLYDWCVDKVDLASSPELIAPLLAKGFPNEASKPRQIEFSRLNFNFLVMSKRKLLALVNENLVDGWDDPRMPTLQGIRRRGYTPSALRLMVDRVGISKQNSLLDISILEGALRDDLDAAAQRRMAVIDPLKLVITNLPAGFDESLTFPNHPKDESAGTRTLPFSNELWIEREDFEEVPPKGFKRLIPGGEVRLRGAGIFRCDEVIKDGDRVVEIRGELDPESRPGMAGADRKIKGTIHWVSAKHAVKAEVRLYDRLFMVPDPDSDDDGKTYKDHLNPESRRIVTGFVEPAAAAATPEQSFQFERIGYFVADRYDHRADAPVFNRSVTLRDTWAAKP; encoded by the coding sequence ATGTCCGCCACGCCAAGCCCCACCGCCCCCGGTTCCGAGCCGTCGACGTCCACCACGCCCGCTGAAGCCATCGCCAGCGGCAAGCAGGACTTCATCCGGCAGATCGTGCGCGAGGACCTGGCCAGCGGCCGGCACCACGCGATCCGCACGCGCTTCCCGCCCGAGCCCAACGGCTACCTGCACATCGGCCACGCCAAGGCGATCTGCCTGGACTTCGGCATCGCGGCCGAGTTCGGCGGCGACTGCAACCTGCGCCTGGACGACACCAATCCGGTGAAGGAAGACCCCGAGTACGTGCGCGCCATCCAGGACGATGTGCGCTGGCTCGGTTTCGAGTGGCACGACCTGCGCCACGCTTCGGACTACTTCCACGTGCTGTACCTGTCCGCGGAGAAGCTGATCCGCCAGGGCGACGCGTTCGTGTGCGACCTCACCGCCGAACAGGTGCGCGAATACCGCGGCACGCTGACCGAGCCCGGCCGCAACTCGCCCTTCCGCGACCGCAGCGTCGAGGAGAACCTCGACCTGTTCCGCCGCATGCGCGCGGGCGAGTTCCCCGACGGCACGCGCACGCTGCGCGCCAAGATCGACATGGCCAGCGGCAACATGAACCTGCGCGACCCGGCGCTGTACCGCATCAAGCACGTCGAGCACCAGAACACCGGCCGCGAGTGGCCCATCTACCCGATGTACGACTTCGCCCATTCGCTCAGCGATGCGGTGGAGGGCATCACGCACTCGCTGTGCACGCTGGAGTTCGAGGACCACCGCCCGCTGTACGACTGGTGCGTGGACAAGGTGGACCTGGCCAGCTCGCCGGAGCTGATCGCACCGCTGCTGGCCAAGGGCTTCCCGAACGAGGCCAGCAAGCCGCGCCAGATCGAGTTCTCGCGCCTGAACTTCAACTTCCTGGTGATGAGCAAGCGCAAGCTGCTCGCGCTGGTCAACGAGAACCTGGTCGACGGCTGGGACGACCCGCGCATGCCCACGCTGCAGGGCATCCGCCGCCGCGGCTACACGCCGTCCGCGCTGCGCCTGATGGTCGATCGCGTCGGCATCAGCAAGCAGAACTCGCTGCTCGACATCTCCATCCTGGAAGGCGCGCTGCGCGACGACCTCGATGCTGCCGCACAACGCCGCATGGCGGTGATCGACCCGCTGAAGCTGGTGATCACCAACCTGCCGGCCGGCTTTGATGAATCGCTGACGTTCCCGAACCATCCCAAGGACGAGAGCGCCGGCACGCGCACGCTGCCGTTCTCGAACGAGCTGTGGATCGAACGCGAGGACTTCGAGGAAGTGCCGCCCAAGGGCTTCAAGCGCCTCATCCCGGGTGGCGAAGTGCGCCTGCGCGGCGCCGGCATCTTCCGCTGCGACGAAGTGATCAAGGACGGCGACCGCGTGGTGGAAATCCGCGGTGAGCTCGATCCCGAATCGCGTCCCGGCATGGCCGGTGCCGACCGCAAGATCAAGGGCACCATCCACTGGGTCAGCGCGAAGCACGCGGTGAAGGCCGAAGTGCGCCTGTACGACCGCCTCTTCATGGTGCCCGACCCGGACAGCGACGACGACGGCAAGACCTACAAGGATCATCTCAATCCGGAATCGCGCCGCATCGTGACCGGCTTCGTGGAGCCGGCCGCGGCCGCCGCGACGCCGGAGCAGTCGTTCCAGTTCGAACGCATCGGCTATTTCGTGGCCGACCGCTACGACCATCGCGCCGACGCACCGGTGTTCAACCGCAGCGTCACCCTGCGCGACACCTGGGCCGCCAAGCCCTGA
- a CDS encoding DUF6580 family putative transport protein encodes MNRPASDTIFAPGPLVLAGMIVIAALTRVLPHPPNFSPVEAVALFGGAYFASKRWAFAVPLLGMLLSDLALAAINGGLYATWFGNGGIWLVYLCVALTTAMGLGLRGRVSGARVLGYSLMGSVLFFLVTNFGAWLFQPVPTYPMTAGGLAAAYIAGIPFFQWTVLGTLFYAALLFGTFALLRQRVPALRAQTV; translated from the coding sequence ATGAACCGCCCTGCTTCCGACACCATCTTCGCGCCCGGCCCGCTGGTCCTCGCCGGCATGATCGTCATTGCCGCGCTGACGCGCGTGCTGCCGCATCCGCCGAACTTCTCGCCGGTGGAAGCCGTGGCCCTGTTCGGCGGCGCCTACTTCGCGTCGAAGCGCTGGGCGTTCGCCGTGCCGCTGCTGGGCATGCTCCTGTCCGACCTGGCGCTGGCGGCCATCAACGGCGGCCTGTACGCCACCTGGTTCGGCAATGGCGGCATCTGGCTGGTGTACCTGTGCGTCGCGCTCACCACCGCCATGGGCCTGGGCCTGCGCGGCCGCGTGAGTGGCGCGCGCGTGCTGGGCTACTCGCTGATGGGCTCGGTGCTGTTCTTCCTGGTGACCAACTTCGGCGCGTGGCTGTTCCAGCCGGTGCCGACCTATCCGATGACCGCGGGCGGCCTGGCCGCGGCGTACATCGCCGGCATTCCGTTCTTCCAGTGGACGGTGCTGGGCACGCTGTTCTACGCCGCCCTGCTGTTCGGCACGTTCGCGCTGCTGCGCCAGCGCGTGCCGGCGCTGCGCGCGCAGACCGTCTGA
- the ahpC gene encoding alkyl hydroperoxide reductase subunit C, giving the protein MSLINTEVKPFKATAYQNGEFIAVTEANLKGKWSVVIFMPAAFTFNCPTEIEDAANNYAEFQKAGAEVYIVTTDTHFSHKVWHDTSPAVGKAQFPLVGDPTHQLTRAFGVHIDEEGLALRGTFVINPEGVIKTLEIHDNAIARDVSETLRKLKAAQFVANNPGQVCPAKWKEGEKTLAPSLDLVGKI; this is encoded by the coding sequence ATGTCGTTGATCAACACCGAAGTGAAGCCCTTCAAGGCCACCGCTTACCAGAATGGCGAGTTCATCGCCGTCACCGAGGCCAACCTGAAGGGCAAGTGGTCTGTCGTGATCTTCATGCCGGCCGCCTTCACCTTCAATTGCCCGACCGAAATCGAAGACGCCGCCAACAACTACGCCGAGTTCCAGAAGGCCGGCGCCGAGGTCTACATCGTCACCACCGACACCCACTTCTCGCACAAGGTGTGGCACGACACCTCGCCGGCCGTGGGCAAGGCCCAGTTCCCGCTGGTCGGCGACCCGACCCACCAGCTGACCCGCGCGTTCGGCGTGCATATCGATGAGGAAGGCCTGGCCCTGCGCGGCACCTTCGTCATCAATCCGGAAGGCGTGATCAAGACGCTGGAAATCCACGACAACGCCATCGCCCGCGACGTCAGCGAGACCCTGCGCAAGCTCAAGGCCGCGCAGTTCGTCGCCAACAACCCCGGCCAGGTCTGCCCGGCCAAGTGGAAGGAAGGCGAGAAGACCCTGGCTCCGTCGCTGGACCTGGTCGGCAAGATCTAA
- the ahpF gene encoding alkyl hydroperoxide reductase subunit F, giving the protein MLDAGLKTQLKAYLEKVTQPIELAASLDDGEKSRELEALLLEIAGLSDQIRYVRDDSDARKPSFAIKRVGTDIGVRFAGLPMGHEFTSLVLALLQVGGHPSKATQDVIEQVRNLEGEYLFETYFSLSCQNCPDVVQALNLMSVLNPNIRHVAIDGALFQDEVERREVMAVPTVFLNGEVFEQGRASLEQIVARLDSKAGAREADRIRGKAPFDVLVVGGGPAGAAAAIYAARKGIRTGVAAERFGGQVLDTMAIENFISVPHTEGPKLASALEQHVREYEVDVMNLQRATKLIPASEPGGLIEVRLENGASLKSRSVVLSTGARWRQMNVPGEDQYRNKGVAYCPHCDGPLFKGKRVAVIGGGNSGVEAAIDLAGIVSHVTLVEFDGQLRADEVLQRKLRSLPNVRVIVSGQTTEVLGDGSKVTGLVYKDRVGGDSHRIDLEGIFVQIGLLPNTEWLKGAVALSPRGEIVIDERGQTSVPGVFAAGDATTVPYKQIVIAMGAGSTAALSAFDHLIRTSVTTEQASAVAA; this is encoded by the coding sequence ATGTTGGACGCCGGTCTGAAGACCCAGTTGAAGGCCTACCTCGAGAAGGTCACGCAGCCCATCGAACTGGCCGCGAGCCTCGATGACGGCGAGAAGTCGCGCGAGCTCGAAGCCCTGCTGCTCGAGATCGCCGGACTGTCCGACCAGATCCGCTACGTGCGCGACGACAGCGACGCGCGCAAGCCGTCGTTCGCCATCAAGCGCGTCGGCACGGACATCGGCGTGCGCTTCGCCGGCCTGCCGATGGGCCATGAGTTCACCTCGCTGGTGCTGGCGCTGCTGCAGGTCGGCGGTCATCCGTCCAAGGCCACGCAGGACGTCATCGAGCAGGTGCGCAACCTCGAAGGCGAGTACCTGTTCGAAACCTATTTCTCGCTCTCGTGCCAGAACTGCCCGGACGTGGTCCAGGCGCTGAACTTGATGAGCGTGCTGAACCCGAACATCCGCCACGTCGCAATCGACGGCGCGCTGTTCCAGGACGAAGTCGAACGCCGCGAAGTGATGGCGGTACCGACAGTCTTCCTCAACGGTGAAGTGTTCGAGCAGGGCCGCGCGAGCCTGGAGCAGATCGTCGCGCGGCTCGACAGCAAGGCCGGCGCGCGCGAGGCCGACCGCATCCGCGGCAAGGCCCCCTTCGACGTGCTGGTAGTGGGCGGTGGCCCGGCCGGCGCGGCGGCCGCCATCTACGCGGCGCGCAAGGGCATCCGCACTGGCGTCGCCGCCGAGCGCTTCGGCGGCCAGGTGCTCGACACCATGGCCATCGAGAACTTCATCTCGGTGCCGCACACCGAAGGCCCCAAGCTCGCCAGCGCGCTGGAGCAGCACGTGCGCGAGTACGAGGTCGACGTGATGAACCTGCAGCGCGCGACGAAGCTGATTCCGGCCAGCGAACCTGGCGGGCTGATCGAGGTGCGCCTGGAGAACGGCGCGTCGCTGAAGTCGCGCAGCGTGGTGCTGTCCACCGGCGCACGCTGGCGCCAGATGAACGTGCCCGGCGAGGACCAGTACCGCAACAAGGGCGTGGCCTATTGCCCGCACTGCGACGGCCCGCTGTTCAAGGGCAAGCGCGTGGCGGTGATCGGCGGCGGCAATTCCGGCGTCGAAGCGGCCATCGACCTGGCCGGCATCGTCTCGCATGTCACGCTGGTGGAGTTCGACGGCCAGCTGCGCGCCGACGAGGTGTTGCAGCGCAAGCTGCGCAGCCTTCCGAACGTACGCGTGATCGTCAGCGGCCAGACCACCGAAGTGCTCGGCGATGGCAGCAAGGTCACCGGTCTGGTCTACAAAGACCGCGTCGGCGGCGATTCGCACCGCATCGACCTGGAAGGCATCTTCGTCCAGATCGGCCTGCTGCCGAACACGGAATGGCTGAAGGGCGCCGTCGCGCTGTCGCCGCGCGGCGAGATCGTCATCGACGAGCGCGGCCAGACCTCGGTCCCCGGCGTGTTCGCCGCGGGCGATGCCACCACCGTGCCGTACAAGCAGATCGTGATCGCGATGGGCGCCGGCTCCACGGCCGCGCTCAGCGCGTTCGACCACCTGATCCGCACCAGCGTCACCACCGAACAGGCTTCGGCCGTCGCGGCCTGA
- a CDS encoding nucleoside deaminase, which produces MLYAQVHLTLPAWVHEAVDTDRAYAGDEAKVELAIHLSRLNIEAGSGGPFGAAVFGPDDRIIAVGVNRVLPHSCSLAHAETMTYMLAQQRTQRARLNEDAVGEHIGPITLATSSQPCCQCYGATIWAGIDRLVIGARSEDVETLTEFDEGPLPADWVGELERRGIEVVRDVHRDDARAVLKVYGESGGERY; this is translated from the coding sequence ATGCTGTACGCGCAGGTCCATCTCACCCTGCCGGCGTGGGTGCACGAGGCGGTCGACACCGATCGCGCGTACGCGGGCGATGAAGCCAAGGTCGAACTCGCCATCCACCTGTCGCGACTGAACATCGAAGCCGGCAGCGGTGGTCCGTTCGGCGCGGCGGTGTTCGGCCCCGACGACCGCATCATCGCCGTCGGCGTGAACCGCGTGTTGCCGCACAGCTGCTCGCTGGCGCACGCCGAGACGATGACCTACATGCTGGCGCAACAGCGCACGCAGCGCGCGCGACTCAACGAGGACGCGGTCGGCGAACACATCGGGCCGATCACGCTGGCGACCTCGTCGCAGCCGTGCTGCCAATGCTATGGCGCGACGATCTGGGCCGGCATCGACCGGCTGGTCATCGGCGCGCGCAGCGAGGACGTGGAAACGCTGACCGAGTTCGACGAAGGCCCGCTGCCCGCCGACTGGGTCGGCGAGCTGGAGCGCCGTGGCATCGAGGTCGTGCGCGACGTGCATCGCGACGACGCCCGCGCGGTGCTCAAGGTCTACGGCGAATCCGGCGGCGAACGTTACTGA